Proteins encoded together in one Amblyraja radiata isolate CabotCenter1 chromosome 11, sAmbRad1.1.pri, whole genome shotgun sequence window:
- the pou4f3 gene encoding POU domain, class 4, transcription factor 3 has protein sequence MMTMNGKQQFSMHPILQEPKYPGLHSTTEHMRRVCLPTPPLQSNIFGGFDESLLARAEALAAVDVVAHSKSHHHFKPDITYHTMSSVPCSSTSTLAISHPSSLSSHHVHPGHQILDTDLLDISPSLTGLGGPDPTSMLSSQAHSHNLNAMGNLHQVMSMGHPHPFATHNSMPCLNDMEADPRELEAFAERFKQRRIKLGVTQADVGSALANLKIPGVGSLSQSTICRFESLTLSHNNMIALKPVLQTWLEEAENAYREKANKPEMFNSSERKRKRTSIAAPEKRSLEAYFAIQPRPSSEKIAAIAEKLDLKKNVVRVWFCNQRQKQKRMKYSANH, from the exons ATGATGACCATGAACGGCAAGCAGCAATTCAGCATGCATCCAATTCTCCAGGAGCCCAAGTACCCGGGGTTACACTCTACCACAGAGCACATGAGAAGAGTTTGCTTGCCAACCCCACCG CTGCAGAGCAATATATTCGGCGGATTTGATGAGTCCCTGTTAGCCCGCGCTGAAGCTTTGGCGGCGGTGGATGTGGTCGCTCACAGCAAGAGTCACCACCACTTCAAGCCGGACATCACCTACCATACCATGAGCAGCGTCCCCTGCAGCTCCACATCCACCCTCGCCATCTCTCACCCATCCTCGCTCTCCTCTCACCATGTCCACCCGGGCCACCAGATTTTGGACACCGACCTGCTGGACATCTCCCCGAGTTTGACAGGTTTGGGTGGTCCAGACCCGACCTCCATGCTCTCCTCACAAGCCCACTCTCACAACCTCAACGCCATGGGAAACCTCCATCAAGTAATGTCCATGGGCCACCCACACCCCTTCGCCACCCACAACAGCATGCCGTGCCTAAACGACATGGAAGCGGACCCCAGGGAGCTGGAGGCTTTTGCCGAGAGGTTTAAGCAGAGGAGAATCAAGCTGGGAGTGACACAGGCTGATGTTGGCTCTGCCTTGGCCAATCTGAAGATCCCCGGGGTGGGTTCTCTCAGCCAGAGTACCATCTGCAGGTTCGAGTCGTTGACTCTCTCACACAACAACATGATTGCGTTGAAGCCCGTGCTGCAGACCTGGCTGGAAGAGGCGGAGAACGCTTACAGGGAGAAGGCGAACAAGCCGGAGATGTTCAACTCCAGCGAGAGGAAACGCAAGCGGACCTCCATCGCAGCCCCGGAGAAGCGCTCGCTGGAAGCTTACTTCGCCATCCAGCCGCGTCCCTCCTCGGAGAAAATCGCAGCGATCGCAGAGAAGCTAGACCTGAAGAAAAACGTGGTCAGGGTTTGGTTTTGCAATCAAAGACAGAAGCAAAAGAGGATGAAGTATTCTGCAAATCACTGA